The DNA window CAACAGGCATTTTATATTACAGAGAAAATTGGCAGATCACAATATTTTGGAGTTCAAGGGTTGTCACAAGAAGCAAAAGATGCAATTAACGAagaaatttccaaatttagGGAGAGGATCGAGCAAAAAAAGCGAGCCTATGAAGGACACAGAAACAGCATTGATAGTTTCAATGAACGTTTGACGGAAATTAAACATCACATGCAAGACATTAAGCGGAAACAGCAGGAATTACAAGAGGCGTCGAGACGTGCAGGACAGCTTCAAACAAAGATAgagttgaaaaaagaaagagaacaGAAATTAGAGAAGGATTCCAAAAGAGATTATTCACTGAAAATCAGAATGTTTGAACAGAAAATTGATGAGAAATATTTAGCTTCTGGTCAAACATTTGCTTCTTTGTCCAATTGTGTTTTAGAACTTGCAcataaagaaaatcaaatgaagttgaaaaaattggaaattattGGGTATAAAAATAAGAAGCTCACAGCTGAAAGTTTACTTGATGAATTAGGAGCAAGGCAGGAGAAGTTGAAGAATGACTACAACAGATACAAAAGAGAATATGATGAAATCAAGCAAAGTGAGGCatttaaagaaatagaaagaCAAAACGAAGCTTATACAGACGAGGAACGTTCTAGACTTGCTGATTTGGCCCAAGTGTATGTTGAAAATGGCACATTCACAGAAGCTACGATCCGTCTGAAAATAGACTTGTTAGAGGACGAGTTGTCGCTTTTGACAACTGCTGATAGAGGATCAATAGATGCGTTAAAACAGAAATTACAGGATATACAGCTAGCAGAGACAAACTTGCCTTTGCTCCAAACGGAGAAGGAAAGATTGGATAATAGAATAAAAGGTATTCAAGAAGAATACGAAGGAGAGCTAACGCTGTTGGTTAACAAAATATCGTTGGCGTTTAATAAACGATTTACCAAAGTGGCTAGTGATGGAAGGGTTCAATTAGCCAAACTGGAACGGTTCAAAGATTGGAAATTGCAAATTCTTGTTAAATTCAGACAGGAATCAGAATTGAAAGTTTTAGATCATCAGTCTCAATCCGGAGGTGAGAGAGCagtttcaacaatttttttcattatgtCTTTACAAGGTTTAACCGATGCACCATTtagaattgttgatgaaatcAACCAAGGTATGGATCCAAAGAACGAACAGATGGCACATCGTTACTTAGTCCACACTGCCTGTCAAAATAGCAAATCTCAGTATTTTTTGGTAACACCCAAATTGTTAACTGGTTTATACTACCATCCAGATATGGTAGTACATTGTATATTTACTGGGCCATATATCACTGATAATGAAGAGAAACGTGATAATAGTATTGGCTTGTTGGATTTTGCCgtatagatatatatatatatatgtagTCTTGTAAATGTAATAATACTAAGGTTATTCTCCACGATACTGTGTGGGTGCTACCAAAAGAACCAAAAACGAAACAGGTCGACTTGAAAGagaataaatttttcttgtgGTTTTAGATTCTCCAtgcttgaaaaaaaaaaatatagaTCGTCTGtgtttgattgaaaaaactcCTGCCTCTTTCATACCCACTCAGCAGGTCCAAATGCATATATGAAATTATCATTTCCCATAATCAGAAATTATTCCAAAGCAGGGTCTCTTTTAAAAGACTCGTTAGCAGAACTTGCAACTAACTCTTCACATCTATCAAGACAACCCAAATCTCCTGCAAGAACAAGATTTGCACCTTCACCAACAGGGTTTTTACATCTTGGATCTTTGAGAACGGCATTGTATAATTACTTGTTAGCGAAAAGCACAGGGggaaaatttattttacGAATTGAGGATACAGACAGAAACAGGTTAGTTCCAGGAGCAGAAGATAATATCATCCATACTTTAAAATGGTGTAACTTACAAATAGATGAAGGTCCAGTAGAAGGTGGGCCATATGGTCCATATAGACAATCAGACAGAAAGCATATATATCAAAAGTATGCCAATGAGATGCTATCTAAAGGGCTAGCATACAAATGTTATTGTTCAAAAGATCGATTATTGGAATTACGTGAATCTGCCCAAAGACTAAAACCACCAACGAATGTCACATATGACCGAAAATGCATTCTGGAAAAGGAGCACGAAGGATTACCGTATGTGATTAGGTTCAAGTCACCTAACAAATACCCACCatttaaagatttattGCACGGCGAATTAAATTTGCAACCCCAGTATAATGACAAGGATAGAcgatttgatgattttgtcATTGTCAAGAACGATGGCATGCCCACTTATCATTTTGCCAATGTTATTGATGACCATCTAATGAAAATCACTCATGTGGTTAGAGGAGAAGAATGGCTCCCGTCAACTCCAAAACACATTGCAATGTATCATGCCATGGGATGGGAGCCTCCTCAATACATTCATATTCCATTACTCACATCattaaaagataaaaaattatctaaaAGAAGTGGAGActtgaatattttgaaattgaaagatgAGGGCATCCTTCCAGAGGCATTAGTCAATTTTGTGGCATTGTTTGGGTGGTCACCAGTGAGAAACAACGGTGAGAAATTTAATGAAGTAATGGATTTATGTGACattgttgaattgttttcaattgacCAACTAACTAAGGGCAATGCAAAAGTAAATGACCTGAAGTTATACTATTTTAATAAACTTCATTTGGCTAAAAAATTGGAGAGTGCTGAAGGAATGGAAACTCTTGTTGAAGAGTATTATCCACACTTTAAACAGTTTAGTCATCAATCCAAGGATTATCTTTACAAGTTGTTAACATTCATGGGGCCAAATCTTACCAGTATTCATGAAATAGAAACTGACCATCAGTATCTTTTCCAAGAAATTGACTACAGTATGGTAAAAGTACCGAGCGAGCAAACAAAAGGTGTCTTAGAATACGTTTTGCTGCATGGCTATTATGATGCAGTTGATAAATTACCTCACCAAGGCATTCCaaagaagaatattttCATGAGTCTTCGGTATGCTTTGAGTGGTGGGAAATCCGGCTTGGCTATACCCCATTTTATAGAATTATTGGGTGAGGACGAATTTAACAGAAGATTGCAAAATTCCCTTAAGAGTCTCATGTAAATAGGTTAAAAGTGTTAATACAAAGAGCTTGTAAATAGTAAGTGTACCGACGTAAAGATATTGACAGTATTATGCTGCATCGAATGTcctagaaaaaaaaaaaaaaaagacgtGACACGGGGCGAGAGATTAATTCCTCGCTATATATAGAGAGAATCCCGCATGAAATAATCTTTCGGTTTTCCCTATCGCCACATTTTATTTCACAACCAATTCTTATTCTGTTTAAGATAGTGAACAATGTCTAATAAAAAGGATCAAGATTCTCTCGGCATcgacaacaacagtaaCAACTCTACTAAGGATTCAGAAAAGTATACTGAGAGCATTGATAGAATCGTTTCCAATTTAGGTGCCTTAACAcattcaattcttgatgTGACCAAAGATGTGGGTAAAGATTTGAAtgcaaaagcaaaaaaattatctgAATCATGGTTTTCaaatgattatgatgaagatgaggcaagattttttgaatatcCTTCATTTTATCAGAATAGAGGTTATTTGGAAGATGAAGTAAAATCGCACCCAATTTTTGGAGATTTGTGGAATGCTTTCCCATTTCTGCAGTTCGGTCAATTTTCTGGAAGTTTTAAAAGTGGGTCTACTCCCTTTGGCTATTATGCCTATCATGGCCCATCAATCAGAAACTATAATGAATGTTTGActaaaaatggaaaatcAGTTTGGGATGACCAAGGGTATTGGAGATGCCTCTTTCCAAATAGCGAGGTTCCTGTCGAActtttgaattttaaaaagaaatatttaaagGATGAAATATTAACCAAGGAAGATTTTATGAGCGCAATGAGAAAGAATTCTGCATTAGATAGTTTCCAAGGTGATGGTATGGTAGATTTGAAAGAGCATGGCAGGTTCTTTGACTCTTATGACAAGTATTTGAACTGGAAGAACGAGCAATATAATCAAAGAGTCAAAGAGAGAGAAGCAAAATGGAAACAATTATCTCTTGATAAAGGAGACAATTTTGCtacaaattcttcttctttcagtacatcaattaaatcagaTATGTACACTGACTCAGAAACAAACGAGGTAAGGTTCACAAAGGTGAAAACTGAATGTGATGCAGACGGTAATTGTACTGTGACAAGAATTACAAAACTGAAACCAGTTGGATCCTCTGTGTGGACCAATGAGGAAGAAAATGTTGAACATGT is part of the Candida dubliniensis CD36 chromosome R, complete sequence genome and encodes:
- a CDS encoding glutamyl-tRNA synthetase, mitochondrial, putative (Similar to S. cerevisiae MSE1): MKLSFPIIRNYSKAGSLLKDSLAELATNSSHLSRQPKSPARTRFAPSPTGFLHLGSLRTALYNYLLAKSTGGKFILRIEDTDRNRLVPGAEDNIIHTLKWCNLQIDEGPVEGGPYGPYRQSDRKHIYQKYANEMLSKGLAYKCYCSKDRLLELRESAQRLKPPTNVTYDRKCISEKEHEGLPYVIRFKSPNKYPPFKDLLHGELNLQPQYNDKDRRFDDFVIVKNDGMPTYHFANVIDDHLMKITHVVRGEEWLPSTPKHIAMYHAMGWEPPQYIHIPLLTSLKDKKLSKRSGDLNILKLKDEGILPEALVNFVALFGWSPVRNNGEKFNEVMDLCDIVELFSIDQLTKGNAKVNDSKLYYFNKLHLAKKLESAEGMETLVEEYYPHFKQFSHQSKDYLYKLLTFMGPNLTSIHEIETDHQYLFQEIDYSMVKVPSEQTKGVLEYVLSHGYYDAVDKLPHQGIPKKNIFMSLRYALSGGKSGLAIPHFIELLGEDEFNRRLQNSLKSLM